Proteins found in one Sorghum bicolor cultivar BTx623 chromosome 1, Sorghum_bicolor_NCBIv3, whole genome shotgun sequence genomic segment:
- the LOC8063023 gene encoding putative cysteine proteinase inhibitor 7 yields the protein MRTSFLLLAAAICAVVASVVSADSQGWFPLPDIDAPKVQQLGRWAVTEHDKKANDKVKFNRVVSGEETLDPELVGIKYHLVIDASDGSGQHRKYEAVLGEEWIGRIILISFNPAR from the coding sequence ATGAGAACCAGCTTCCTGCTCCTCGCTGCTGCCATCTGCGCCGTTGTCGCATCCGTGGTCTCCGCCGATTCCCAAGGATGGTTCCCGTTGCCGGACATTGACGCCCCGAAAGTGCAGCAGCTTGGCAGGTGGGCGGTGACGGAGCACGACAAGAAGGCGAACGACAAGGTCAAGTTCAACCGGGTGGTGAGCGGCGAGGAGACGTTGGATCCGGAGCTAGTAGGCATCAAGTACCACTTGGTCATTGATGCGTCGGATGGCAGTGGCCAGCATAGGAAGTACGAGGCCGTGCTAGGCGAGGAATGGATAGGTCGTATCATTCTTATCTCCTTTAATCCTGCTAGATGA